The Porites lutea chromosome 4, jaPorLute2.1, whole genome shotgun sequence genome contains a region encoding:
- the LOC140935648 gene encoding segmentation protein paired-like, with the protein MEGSSCTGAGPDHVNQLGGTYVNGKPLPKEIRLEVLRLALQGVRPCAISRRLRITHGCISKLLSKYRKTGSIQPGGKGVGRPRVITPQIARRVDQYLKEHPGIYSWEIRDRLLQDNICRLENIPSLSSISRLLNNKDKQARVHAEGVQQPTNSNSYSIASILNLPTKRQSSLSTSSSVSSLSSLESNEGPGEDHQYEDLHCPPAQVIYPLQFMRRERMKYTSNQRQELEAAFAVNQYPTSSERDQLAKKLGVDESRIQVWFSNRRVKNKARRHTIHVTKLITEEPKECTCRQSSDPRTSPLMLVSGPSRIFFPPGHV; encoded by the exons ATGGAAGGTTCTTCTTGTACAGGTGCAG GGCCAGATCATGTGAATCAGCTTGGAGGCACGTATGTAAATGGCAAGCCACTTCCAAAAGAAATTCGTCTCGAAGTTCTCAGGTTAGCTCTTCAAGGCGTCCGGCCTTGTGCCATAAGCCGTCGTTTGCGGATCACTCACGGTTGTATCAGTAAACTGTTGTCCAAATATCGAAAGACTGGCTCGATTCAACCTGGTGGAAAAGGTGTTGGCAGACCTCGAGTAATCACTCCTCAGATAGCACGACGAGTCGATCAGTACTTGAAAGAACACCCTGGGATATATTCATGGGAGATACGAGACCGTCTGCTCCAAGACAACATATGCCGTTTAGAAAATATCCCGTCTTTGAGTTCCATCAGCCGCTTGTTGAATAACAAAGATAAACAAGCAAGAGTGCATGCAGAAGGAGTCCAACAACCAACCAATAGTAATTCCTACTCGATCGCCAGCATCCTGAACCTCCCGACTAAGAGGCAATCATCTTTGTCGACATCTTCGTCAGTGTCTTCACTTTCGTCTTTAGAAAGCAATGAGGGACCGGGAGAAGACCACCAATATGAAG ATCTGCATTGTCCTCCAGCTCAAGTGATTTATCCGCTGCAATTCATGAGAAGGGAACGCATGAAATACACGAGTAATCAACGGCAAGAACTCGAGGCAGCGTTTGCAGTTAATCAATATCCAACTTCTTCAGAAAGAGATCAGTTAGCTAAAAAACTTGGAGTCGATGAGTCAAGAATTCAG GTGTGGTTCTCAAACCGAAgagtgaaaaacaaagcaagaagGCACACAATTCATGTAACAAAACTTATCACAGAGGAGCCAAAAGAGTGCACTTGCAGACAGAGCTCAGATCCCCGCACATCACCACTGATGCTGGTATCTGGACCTTCTAGAATATTCTTTCCGCCAGGTCATGTGTAA